The following proteins are co-located in the Escherichia fergusonii ATCC 35469 genome:
- a CDS encoding DUF445 domain-containing protein, with translation MNKLIELRRAKRLALSLLLIAAATFFVTLFLPPNFWVSGVKAIAEAAMVGALADWFAVVALFRRVPIPIISRHTAIIPRNKDRIGENLGQFVQEKFLDTQSLVALIRRHEPALLIGNWFSQPENARRVGQHLLQIMSGFLELTDDARIQRLLKRAVHRAIDKVDLSGTSALMLESMTKNDRHQVLLDTLIAQLIALLQRDKSRKFIAQQIVRWLESEHPLKAKILPTEWLGEHSAELVSDAVNSLLDDISRDRAHQIRHAFDRATFALIDKLKNDPEMAARADAVKSYLKEDEAFNRYLSELWGDLREWLKADIDSEDSRVKERIARAGQWFGETLIADDALRASLNGHLEQAAHRVAPEFSAFLTRHISDTVKSWDARDMSRQIELNIGKDLQFIRVNGTLVGGCIGLILYLLSQVPGWVDRIAL, from the coding sequence ATGAATAAACTCATCGAACTCAGACGCGCCAAAAGGTTGGCGCTCTCTTTACTGCTTATCGCCGCTGCTACCTTTTTCGTTACGCTGTTTTTGCCGCCCAATTTTTGGGTGAGCGGCGTGAAGGCGATTGCTGAAGCGGCGATGGTCGGCGCGCTGGCTGACTGGTTTGCGGTGGTGGCGCTATTTCGCCGCGTGCCGATTCCGATTATTTCTCGTCATACGGCGATTATCCCGCGTAATAAAGACAGGATTGGTGAAAATCTCGGCCAGTTCGTGCAGGAAAAATTTCTCGATACCCAGTCGCTGGTGGCATTGATTCGGCGTCATGAACCAGCGTTATTGATCGGTAACTGGTTTAGTCAGCCGGAGAACGCCCGCCGCGTCGGTCAACATCTGCTGCAGATCATGAGTGGTTTTCTTGAACTGACCGATGATGCGCGTATTCAACGCCTGCTTAAGCGCGCAGTCCATCGGGCAATTGATAAGGTCGATCTTTCTGGCACCAGTGCACTGATGCTGGAAAGCATGACTAAAAACGATCGTCATCAGGTGCTTCTGGATACACTGATCGCACAACTGATCGCCTTGCTTCAGCGCGATAAATCGCGCAAGTTTATTGCCCAGCAAATTGTTCGCTGGCTGGAGAGCGAGCATCCACTGAAAGCCAAAATTCTCCCCACCGAATGGCTGGGCGAACATAGCGCGGAGTTGGTTTCTGACGCGGTGAATTCTTTGCTTGATGATATTAGTCGCGATCGCGCACATCAGATCCGCCATGCGTTTGATCGCGCCACCTTTGCCCTGATCGACAAGCTGAAAAACGATCCGGAAATGGCAGCGCGAGCCGATGCCGTAAAAAGTTATCTGAAAGAAGATGAAGCTTTTAACCGCTATCTCAGTGAATTGTGGGGGGATTTACGGGAATGGCTGAAAGCGGATATCGACAGCGAAGATTCTCGTGTGAAAGAACGTATCGCGCGGGCGGGGCAATGGTTTGGCGAAACGTTAATTGCCGATGATGCCTTGCGGGCATCGTTAAATGGTCATCTGGAACAAGCCGCGCACCGTGTCGCGCCTGAGTTTTCCGCATTCCTGACGCGCCACATCAGCGATACGGTAAAAAGCTGGGATGCGCGGGATATGTCGCGGCAAATCGAGTTAAATATCGGCAAAGATCTACAGTTTATCCGTGTCAACGGTACGCTGGTTGGCGGTTGTATTGGGCTAATTTTATATTTGCTGTCGCAAGTTCCGGGATGGGTAGATCGAATTGCGCTTTAA
- a CDS encoding serine/threonine-protein kinase, whose translation MNIKSAHFLPGTNKRLGDKYLLLECLGDGSHGWVWRAERLKDGKIVAVKIPKDITREDRQLAEGKELLNVEPHENIVQIFDMGRIDNEWFYIEMEYFPSQTLAQKLDDRQRNFGQTYERLFRIYRQVLCAVHYLSELPVPISHGDIKPHNILVGERDLVKLTDFGSSALPEEIYVRTRENGGTVLYSAPEFSNVDSRRGSLEELLLGDIYSLGVLLYQLLTGKLPHDTPAQVQRHAPFKLPTEINSSIHTDLEQVVLTCLQKRAEDRFSSISDLIHAFDAAATKQLKVGAIAPVFQTKSDQDWSSAVLEAMSNQSYQKAAQLASQEYSRSKDLQALHQQLIALYRANRLFDFEKVVEDNKGILLEGKLTQPAALFELIVKTNLQLRNISQAKFWLLQRKQAEAENATTMYLESSILGLEAKYPEARALLERVNQTTPMKFHVLSQLILVCEQMRDYSGAAAYLKAALRVAPLDNSMKEKKELYAKLGVI comes from the coding sequence GTGAATATAAAATCAGCACATTTTTTGCCAGGGACGAATAAACGCCTTGGTGACAAATACCTGTTACTTGAATGCCTTGGTGATGGCAGCCATGGCTGGGTATGGCGGGCGGAACGCCTGAAAGATGGAAAAATTGTCGCAGTAAAAATCCCTAAGGATATTACTCGGGAAGACCGTCAGCTTGCCGAAGGTAAAGAGCTTTTAAACGTCGAGCCGCACGAAAATATTGTGCAAATTTTTGATATGGGCCGTATAGATAATGAATGGTTCTATATTGAAATGGAGTATTTTCCCAGCCAAACCCTGGCGCAAAAGCTCGATGACAGGCAGCGTAATTTTGGTCAGACCTATGAACGGTTGTTCAGAATATATCGTCAAGTGCTCTGTGCTGTGCATTATTTGTCCGAACTACCAGTGCCAATATCTCATGGAGATATTAAGCCACATAACATTTTGGTTGGAGAGCGGGACCTGGTGAAGTTGACGGACTTTGGCAGCTCAGCTTTACCAGAAGAAATTTACGTTCGTACCCGAGAAAATGGCGGGACTGTGTTGTATTCGGCCCCAGAGTTCTCCAACGTCGATAGCCGTAGAGGCAGCCTGGAAGAGCTACTATTGGGCGACATCTATAGCTTAGGTGTTTTGCTATACCAGCTGCTGACAGGAAAACTGCCCCATGATACGCCAGCACAAGTTCAGCGCCACGCACCTTTCAAGCTTCCGACAGAGATTAATAGCTCTATTCACACAGACCTGGAGCAAGTGGTTCTTACCTGCTTACAAAAACGAGCGGAGGATCGCTTTTCCTCTATTTCCGACTTAATTCATGCATTTGATGCTGCTGCCACTAAGCAATTAAAAGTTGGTGCTATTGCTCCCGTTTTTCAGACTAAATCTGATCAGGACTGGTCAAGTGCGGTACTTGAGGCAATGTCCAATCAATCTTACCAAAAAGCTGCTCAGTTAGCGTCGCAGGAGTATAGCCGCAGTAAAGATCTACAAGCTTTACATCAGCAACTTATTGCCTTGTACCGCGCCAATCGCTTATTCGACTTTGAAAAAGTCGTAGAAGATAATAAAGGGATCTTGCTTGAGGGTAAATTGACTCAACCAGCGGCATTGTTCGAGTTGATAGTTAAGACAAACCTACAGTTACGCAATATCAGTCAAGCAAAATTCTGGCTGTTACAACGAAAGCAAGCTGAAGCAGAAAACGCGACTACCATGTATTTAGAATCATCTATCCTTGGCCTTGAAGCAAAATATCCTGAAGCAAGAGCACTATTGGAGAGAGTAAACCAAACAACTCCAATGAAGTTCCATGTGTTAAGCCAACTCATTTTAGTTTGCGAGCAAATGCGTGATTACTCTGGTGCTGCGGCTTATTTGAAAGCGGCATTACGAGTTGCACCATTGGATAACAGCATGAAAGAGAAAAAAGAATTGTATGCAAAGCTTGGGGTTATTTGA
- a CDS encoding helicase HerA domain-containing protein, producing MAYKVLGKLVGNTGDASQLTMVVQDSFSVRRGEFVRIMHQERKDEGQVAVLGRVTKISRTNMLYNAGFGDGVTELELLPGANVTGENMFAQVELVGYRDPVTRQIKIPRRPLNPGTAVETVDFQFLSDFYEFNEHSSLHLGNLVGYDKGENTVPVFIDVNKLVTEHLAVLAMTGSGKSYTVGRIIERLVAVNNGTVVVFDPHGEYGKALAGGNLQFSSLLEATDDKRDQEALPLIKQTFEKLQTAGAGIQVYSPQHESFKHKYASKNTPLALQFDHFEMDDIAEILPGLTEPQQRVLDVAIRYWRSADKTEPRDINRLRFLLGDGIEELKEWDDLSEAEAKALSGRSAAVASMKLSRVLNEAKSFYSATMAEPTDIYKMVGRPSNQQGRLVVVDLQGLSDTAKQVICALLSSEILKAASSKTDPLRPCFIIYEEGHNFAPAGGNAVSHRIIKKIAGEGRKFGVGFGIVSQRPSKLDSDVTSQCNTLITMRLKNPDDQRFIAKASDMVSKADLEELPSLSTGEALVCGRSIPAPLLVKVGSKALIHGGESPEVLRVWGSFSG from the coding sequence ATGGCTTATAAAGTTTTAGGTAAATTAGTCGGTAACACTGGTGATGCCAGTCAGTTAACTATGGTTGTGCAAGACTCGTTTTCAGTACGCCGTGGTGAGTTTGTACGCATTATGCACCAGGAACGCAAAGATGAGGGGCAAGTCGCCGTACTGGGGCGAGTGACCAAGATAAGCCGTACTAATATGCTCTATAACGCCGGCTTTGGCGATGGTGTAACCGAGCTTGAACTTTTGCCCGGTGCGAATGTAACTGGTGAGAATATGTTTGCTCAGGTCGAGCTGGTTGGTTACCGCGATCCTGTTACTCGTCAAATCAAAATTCCACGTCGCCCGCTTAACCCGGGTACCGCTGTTGAAACCGTCGATTTTCAGTTTTTGAGTGATTTTTACGAATTTAATGAACACTCCAGTTTGCACTTGGGTAACTTAGTAGGCTACGACAAAGGTGAGAATACAGTTCCTGTTTTTATTGACGTGAACAAGTTGGTCACTGAGCATTTGGCTGTTCTGGCAATGACGGGTTCAGGTAAGTCTTATACAGTTGGCCGCATTATTGAGCGTTTAGTTGCGGTTAATAACGGTACGGTAGTAGTATTTGACCCACATGGTGAATACGGTAAAGCCCTCGCTGGCGGTAATCTGCAATTCTCAAGCCTCTTAGAAGCCACTGACGATAAGCGTGATCAAGAAGCACTGCCACTGATAAAACAGACCTTTGAAAAGCTGCAGACCGCCGGTGCAGGTATTCAGGTTTACTCGCCGCAGCACGAATCTTTTAAACATAAATACGCCAGTAAGAATACGCCATTAGCGCTTCAGTTTGACCATTTTGAAATGGACGATATTGCTGAAATATTACCTGGCTTAACGGAACCGCAGCAACGAGTACTCGATGTTGCAATTCGTTATTGGCGCTCTGCAGATAAGACTGAGCCACGAGATATTAACCGCCTACGCTTCTTATTAGGTGATGGTATTGAAGAGTTAAAAGAGTGGGACGACCTTTCTGAAGCTGAGGCGAAGGCGTTATCAGGCCGTAGTGCCGCCGTCGCCTCGATGAAGCTTTCACGCGTGCTTAATGAAGCTAAAAGTTTTTACAGCGCAACAATGGCTGAGCCAACTGATATTTACAAAATGGTGGGCCGCCCGAGCAATCAACAGGGGCGTTTAGTTGTTGTTGACTTACAAGGTTTGAGTGATACCGCTAAGCAAGTCATTTGTGCACTGTTATCTAGTGAAATATTAAAAGCAGCCTCGAGCAAAACGGACCCGCTGCGCCCATGCTTTATCATTTACGAAGAGGGCCATAATTTTGCCCCGGCCGGCGGCAACGCAGTCAGTCACCGCATTATTAAAAAGATCGCCGGTGAAGGTCGTAAATTTGGTGTTGGATTTGGCATTGTGAGCCAGCGTCCATCGAAATTAGATTCAGATGTGACCTCTCAGTGCAATACGCTAATTACGATGCGCTTAAAGAACCCAGACGATCAACGATTTATAGCTAAAGCATCAGATATGGTGAGCAAAGCTGATCTGGAGGAACTCCCGAGTTTATCAACCGGTGAAGCTTTGGTGTGTGGTCGTTCAATCCCTGCACCACTGCTTGTTAAAGTTGGTAGTAAGGCATTAATTCACGGTGGTGAATCACCAGAGGTACTGCGTGTTTGGGGCTCTTTCAGTGGCTAA
- a CDS encoding restriction endonuclease subunit S translates to MATIFKRTPEQLSERRIDPWHYQPRFERQINKIKDNLGALPLEAVIDSKRGVASGATPLGANYLEKGRVKFYRTSEVEEMFLQAEEAVFINDEDDEKLKRSRLVDGDVLLTITGAKFGKSAVVSAKHLPANISQHSVRFKPDPKKVDAYFLVAYLNSKTGQVAIWKEAYGATRPAIDFPSVRSLAVPKVLPLAQKYIGDKVRQAEQLRVWAKRLNSVLQSQIHSVFKGDPKPEKRIGKVISIQQLSSLRLEAEYYGDLELWAELEIKNSPFPNKPLGELSSRIKDGPGGWAVSTSDYRPSGIPVIRSVNLIDGRCELEDCVFISKEKHNDLRSHQVKPGGLLLSVRGTIGRAAVFDSEKYSTASLNAAVVTIDCKPTINPYYLAAFLNSEVGRIQSNRIANGAVQLNMNLKETASNLIVIPPINLQETIAATFLSKNRAIILANLLIQSAKTLVEALIEGQLTEQQLIQAQQALEDGDNSLDQAILSKLSAEGYAIEGATPLFGDVDELYSLLEEAGQAEAEE, encoded by the coding sequence ATGGCAACTATTTTTAAAAGAACACCCGAACAATTGTCTGAAAGGCGGATTGATCCTTGGCACTATCAACCGCGATTTGAAAGACAAATTAATAAGATAAAAGACAACCTAGGTGCTTTGCCCCTGGAAGCGGTAATTGATTCAAAGCGCGGGGTGGCTAGTGGCGCAACACCTTTAGGAGCAAATTATTTAGAAAAAGGCCGTGTTAAGTTTTATCGTACTTCTGAAGTTGAAGAAATGTTCTTGCAAGCTGAAGAAGCTGTTTTTATTAACGATGAAGATGATGAAAAATTAAAGCGCAGCCGATTAGTGGATGGCGACGTTTTACTTACTATTACTGGTGCAAAATTTGGTAAATCGGCTGTTGTGTCAGCTAAACATCTACCGGCCAACATTAGTCAGCACTCAGTCAGATTCAAGCCCGATCCCAAAAAAGTTGACGCCTATTTCTTGGTGGCATATTTGAATAGCAAAACCGGACAAGTAGCGATCTGGAAGGAGGCATATGGCGCAACTCGCCCTGCAATTGACTTCCCAAGTGTCCGCTCGCTAGCAGTTCCTAAAGTTTTACCTCTAGCCCAAAAATACATCGGGGATAAAGTTCGCCAAGCCGAGCAACTGCGCGTTTGGGCGAAGAGGCTCAATTCGGTTTTACAGTCACAAATTCACTCTGTATTTAAAGGTGATCCTAAGCCAGAAAAAAGAATTGGTAAGGTTATATCAATTCAACAACTATCCTCCCTGAGGCTGGAGGCTGAATACTATGGTGATTTAGAGCTTTGGGCGGAACTCGAAATTAAGAACTCTCCTTTTCCGAATAAACCACTCGGGGAGTTATCTTCAAGAATTAAAGATGGTCCTGGCGGATGGGCGGTGTCTACAAGCGACTATAGACCATCAGGCATTCCAGTTATAAGAAGTGTTAATTTAATCGACGGTCGCTGCGAATTAGAGGACTGCGTTTTCATCTCTAAGGAAAAGCATAATGATCTGAGATCGCATCAAGTAAAGCCTGGTGGTCTTTTGCTTTCTGTTCGAGGAACAATCGGCCGCGCTGCTGTATTTGACAGCGAGAAATACAGCACTGCTAGCCTGAATGCGGCGGTTGTAACTATTGACTGCAAACCAACTATAAACCCGTACTATTTAGCAGCATTTTTAAACTCAGAAGTTGGAAGGATTCAATCGAACCGAATTGCAAACGGCGCAGTTCAATTAAATATGAATTTAAAAGAAACAGCATCAAACTTAATTGTTATACCGCCTATTAATTTACAAGAAACTATCGCGGCAACTTTCCTATCCAAAAACCGAGCTATTATCTTAGCTAATTTATTAATTCAGTCCGCCAAAACCCTGGTCGAAGCCCTCATCGAAGGCCAACTGACTGAGCAACAATTAATCCAGGCCCAACAGGCCCTGGAAGATGGCGACAACAGCTTAGATCAGGCGATTTTAAGTAAACTGAGCGCTGAGGGGTATGCCATAGAAGGCGCCACACCGCTATTTGGCGATGTGGATGAGTTATACAGTTTGCTGGAAGAGGCGGGGCAAGCGGAGGCTGAAGAGTAA
- a CDS encoding class I SAM-dependent DNA methyltransferase has translation MAKEAKKQDPQQQLEALFNKLVKQHSEFTQPLVELPEHEFAKAGLIQGLVEGNLTPPVMLIALTEGHWEYAADTAKFDDLAYQLLSDIEGDWPVYAVVDDGLNQRILALFGADGSDGTHGADTLPGLEELRSFDRMERDPTFRWSMRVYTRLMQRFDAFHENVYRVTKDKVNDKNDIIEEVAKLLFLETFRLHHDEDLTFKDDEGNTLRFRDVFDWQYVESHGDKAVAQIKAAFEEFKNHENYVVISDDGSRNPIFSKETHLRLSVAKNYQDLLEAIQNLGPVKTNDGKIAKEHGTLADVSGDLLGRVFDVFLRANFESKGGLGVYLTPNPVKQAMLEIAMHDIDDDDEMRSRLANGDFRFCDPTCGSFGFGSVALSQIDKWIDFKLVLADDKKESLKQKLRDCAFTGADAAPRMVMLARVNMALQGAPKAQIFYTDNSLTTNALKPNSFDLICTNPPFGTPKFDKGKNGQNSKANYEANMEQVLGGFRPTKKVVDSYNAWYDHVKMKWEDIGDLELDENGEPKWAGYRTDLRRTGGTDKKPFYSLQPTTAGLALGSKPDSKGNWQPVGATIDPAVLFIDRCLQLLKPGGRLLIVLPDGILCNSGDRYVREYIMGKKDEKTGEFVGGKAIVKAVISLPSDCFKLSGTGAKTSILYLQKRHANPKQPEQFLPEPQTDVFMAVAETLGYVVKNNIEDYNAGVANDLDKIVSAYKRGE, from the coding sequence ATGGCAAAAGAAGCAAAAAAACAAGACCCGCAACAGCAGCTAGAAGCACTGTTCAATAAACTGGTCAAACAGCACTCCGAGTTTACTCAGCCATTGGTCGAATTACCCGAGCATGAATTCGCCAAGGCTGGTCTCATTCAAGGCCTGGTTGAAGGCAACTTAACGCCACCAGTCATGTTGATTGCGCTGACAGAAGGCCATTGGGAATACGCCGCTGACACTGCAAAGTTTGATGATTTAGCCTATCAGCTGTTAAGTGATATCGAAGGTGACTGGCCAGTATATGCCGTTGTGGACGATGGCTTGAACCAACGTATTTTGGCCTTGTTCGGTGCCGATGGATCTGACGGTACCCACGGTGCAGATACCCTGCCTGGTCTGGAAGAATTACGTAGCTTTGATCGCATGGAGCGTGATCCAACCTTTCGCTGGTCGATGCGTGTTTATACACGCTTAATGCAGCGATTTGATGCCTTCCATGAAAATGTTTATCGCGTTACCAAAGACAAGGTAAACGACAAGAACGACATTATTGAGGAAGTGGCTAAGCTTCTGTTTTTAGAAACTTTCCGCCTGCATCACGATGAAGACCTTACCTTTAAAGATGATGAGGGAAATACCCTGCGTTTTCGTGATGTCTTTGATTGGCAATATGTGGAGAGCCACGGCGATAAAGCCGTTGCCCAAATCAAAGCCGCCTTTGAGGAATTTAAAAATCACGAAAACTACGTTGTGATCTCAGATGATGGCTCACGTAACCCCATCTTTAGTAAAGAAACACACCTGCGACTGTCTGTTGCGAAAAACTATCAGGATTTGCTGGAAGCAATACAAAACCTGGGTCCGGTAAAAACCAACGACGGTAAAATCGCTAAAGAACACGGCACGTTGGCTGATGTGTCAGGAGATTTACTCGGCAGAGTGTTTGATGTATTCCTACGCGCTAACTTTGAATCCAAAGGTGGCCTTGGCGTTTATTTAACACCAAACCCAGTAAAACAGGCCATGCTTGAAATTGCTATGCACGACATCGACGATGACGATGAAATGCGATCGCGCTTAGCCAATGGCGATTTTCGTTTCTGCGACCCCACCTGTGGCTCCTTTGGTTTTGGCTCGGTGGCGTTAAGCCAGATTGATAAATGGATCGATTTTAAGCTGGTGCTGGCCGACGATAAAAAAGAATCATTGAAACAAAAATTACGCGACTGTGCATTTACCGGTGCCGATGCTGCACCACGCATGGTAATGCTGGCCCGCGTGAATATGGCATTGCAAGGTGCCCCCAAAGCGCAGATTTTTTATACCGACAACTCACTCACTACTAACGCTCTGAAGCCGAATAGCTTTGACCTGATTTGCACCAACCCGCCGTTCGGTACGCCTAAATTTGATAAAGGCAAAAATGGTCAAAACTCAAAAGCCAATTACGAAGCCAATATGGAGCAAGTGCTCGGTGGTTTTCGTCCGACCAAAAAAGTCGTTGATAGCTACAACGCCTGGTATGACCACGTAAAAATGAAGTGGGAGGATATCGGTGATTTAGAGCTGGATGAAAACGGCGAGCCTAAATGGGCGGGCTATCGTACCGATTTGCGCAGAACGGGCGGGACTGATAAAAAGCCGTTTTACAGCCTGCAGCCTACAACCGCAGGGCTCGCGCTGGGCAGCAAGCCCGATAGCAAGGGCAACTGGCAACCGGTAGGTGCCACTATTGACCCAGCAGTACTTTTTATCGACCGCTGCCTGCAACTGCTTAAACCCGGAGGCCGTCTGTTAATAGTGCTGCCCGATGGTATTTTATGTAACTCCGGCGACCGTTATGTCCGCGAGTACATTATGGGGAAAAAAGACGAAAAAACCGGCGAGTTTGTTGGCGGTAAAGCCATTGTAAAAGCAGTAATTTCATTGCCGAGCGACTGCTTTAAGCTCTCAGGCACAGGCGCCAAAACCTCGATTTTGTATTTGCAAAAACGCCATGCTAACCCCAAACAGCCAGAGCAATTTTTGCCCGAGCCACAAACTGACGTGTTTATGGCAGTAGCTGAAACCTTGGGCTACGTGGTGAAAAACAATATCGAAGACTATAACGCCGGTGTCGCTAACGATCTGGATAAGATTGTGTCGGCTTATAAGCGGGGGGAATGA
- a CDS encoding McrC family protein gives MGEVISVFEYDLLGSDKAASIGAKPVPPLVFNYLEALSLASNQGSQLLKLTSRSGFKLLQVQNYAGMLSTPHGFQLEILPKVGKNLTAANARQTLLTMLSHLPGFRHIQTQQATLQAQRIPLLEIFIHQFLHSVSQLLKQGLRSDYVSKQGNLAFMKGKLMLSAQLRHNAVNRHKFCVDYDDYMPDCAANRLLHSALDKLLSLKLSSENQRWLYELRFAFDGIPLSRDIERDINNLRLERGMAHYNEPMAWAQLILRGMSPSALQGNTKAISLLFPMEAVFESFVAQTLPDELPPHLKVLPQAATYSLVKHGLKDCFKLRPDLLIQSHKPVQTKMVMDTKWKLVNSSQQTKSLYGLAQADFYQMFAYGQKYLGGNGEMYLIYPAHDDFSQPIPQHFAFSETLKLWVVPYRIMAKRGERMMWPNDVSCTMSPKLDRMAASVSYSGGMR, from the coding sequence ACAAAGCGGCTTCAATTGGCGCAAAACCGGTGCCTCCACTGGTCTTTAATTATTTAGAAGCGCTTAGCCTGGCAAGTAATCAAGGGAGCCAGCTCCTCAAACTCACCTCTCGTTCAGGCTTCAAATTGCTTCAGGTGCAAAACTACGCGGGGATGCTTTCAACACCTCACGGTTTCCAGCTTGAGATACTGCCCAAGGTTGGTAAAAACCTCACAGCGGCTAATGCACGTCAAACATTACTGACGATGCTAAGCCATCTGCCTGGGTTTCGACATATTCAAACCCAGCAAGCCACTCTTCAGGCTCAGCGTATACCTTTGCTTGAGATTTTTATTCACCAGTTTTTGCATAGCGTCAGCCAATTGCTTAAACAGGGTTTACGCTCCGACTATGTGAGCAAGCAAGGTAATCTGGCTTTTATGAAGGGCAAGTTGATGCTTTCTGCACAGCTGCGACATAACGCGGTGAATCGCCATAAGTTTTGTGTCGATTATGATGACTACATGCCTGATTGTGCAGCCAATCGGCTCTTACACTCCGCGCTAGATAAGCTTCTTAGTCTAAAGCTGTCATCAGAGAATCAACGCTGGCTTTACGAACTGCGCTTTGCGTTTGACGGTATTCCACTTAGCCGGGATATTGAACGTGATATAAACAACTTACGCCTCGAGCGTGGTATGGCTCATTACAACGAGCCAATGGCATGGGCGCAATTGATCCTGAGGGGAATGAGCCCGAGTGCTTTGCAGGGAAACACTAAAGCGATATCACTTTTGTTCCCTATGGAAGCAGTATTTGAATCCTTTGTGGCACAGACCCTACCCGACGAGTTACCACCTCACCTCAAAGTTTTACCTCAAGCAGCAACTTATTCTTTGGTAAAGCATGGACTTAAAGATTGCTTTAAGCTTCGCCCCGACTTACTGATTCAATCACACAAACCAGTTCAAACCAAAATGGTGATGGATACAAAATGGAAGCTGGTGAATAGCAGCCAGCAGACAAAATCACTCTATGGACTGGCACAAGCTGACTTCTATCAAATGTTTGCCTACGGACAAAAATATCTTGGTGGGAATGGCGAAATGTATCTGATTTACCCTGCGCATGATGACTTTAGCCAACCGATACCGCAGCATTTTGCTTTCTCGGAGACTTTAAAATTATGGGTTGTGCCATACCGGATAATGGCAAAACGCGGTGAGAGGATGATGTGGCCGAATGACGTGTCCTGTACAATGAGCCCCAAACTGGATCGGATGGCTGCTTCAGTATCCTATAGTGGAGGCATGAGATGA